One part of the Osmerus mordax isolate fOsmMor3 chromosome 18, fOsmMor3.pri, whole genome shotgun sequence genome encodes these proteins:
- the s100a11 gene encoding protein S100-A11, with product MEPAINVIVSQFKTFAGKDGPSNTLSKEEFTSLLISQLPNFVKNATDPATVDQLMSSLDENNDGELTFLEFWQLIGKLAGKQGGFC from the exons ATGGAACCTGCCATCAACGTTATTGTCTCTCAGTTCAAGACCTTTGCTGGGAAGGATGGGCCCTCTAATACCCTGAGCAAAGAAGAGTTCACCAGTCTGTTGATCTCCCAGCTTCCTAACTTTGTCAAG AACGCCACTGATCCAGCCACCGTTGACCAactcatgagttcattggatgAAAACAACGATGGCGAGCTGACATTCCTTGAATTCTGGCAGCTGATTGGGAAACTAGCCGGCAAACAAGGAGGCTTCTGCTAA
- the s100u gene encoding S100 calcium binding protein U isoform X1 gives MEAAIQTMVTVFVKSSKGKENLGGKDFQNLVKNKLGNILTDADSSEAVTGMRKGLDENHDGKVSFEEYMKLIGYLATSLSKQCSDANKAPASANEAPSTAKEAPATAKEAPAAASPAPPAKEKDEEKQEEKKEGEQPQAAVATVEEVKEENQEEEKEEKKDEEVEEEEAAPAEVEKTS, from the exons ATGGAGGCAGCCATACAGACAATGGTGACAGTCTTTGTGAAGTCTTCCAAGGGGAAGGAGAACCTGGGAGGGAAGGACTTCCAGAATCTGGTCAAGAACAAGCTTGGAAACATCTTGACG GATGCAGACAGCTCTGAGGCAGTGACGGGGATGCGAAAAGGTCTGGATGAAAACCATGATGGGAAGGTCAGCTTCGAAGAGTACATGAAGCTGATTGGTTACTTGGCGACCTCCCTTAGCAAGCAGTGTTCTGATGCTAACAAGGCCCCCGCCAGTGCCAACGAAGCCCCCTCCACCGCTAAGGAAGCCCCCGCCACCGCTAAGGAA GCTCCTGCTGCCGCCAGTCCAGCGCCTCCGGCCAAGGAGAAAGATgaagagaagcaggaggagaagaaagagggggaacaGCCTCAGGCTGCTGTGGCCACggtagaggaggtgaaggaagaaaatcaagaggaagagaaggaggaaaagaaggatgaagaggtcgaggaggaggaagcagcaCCAGCGGAGGTGGAGAAGACATCCTAG
- the s100u gene encoding S100 calcium binding protein U isoform X2: MEAAIQTMVTVFVKSSKGKENLGGKDFQNLVKNKLGNILTDADSSEAVTGMRKGLDENHDGKVSFEEYMKLIGYLATSLSKQCSDANKAPASANEAPSTAKEAPAAASPAPPAKEKDEEKQEEKKEGEQPQAAVATVEEVKEENQEEEKEEKKDEEVEEEEAAPAEVEKTS, encoded by the exons ATGGAGGCAGCCATACAGACAATGGTGACAGTCTTTGTGAAGTCTTCCAAGGGGAAGGAGAACCTGGGAGGGAAGGACTTCCAGAATCTGGTCAAGAACAAGCTTGGAAACATCTTGACG GATGCAGACAGCTCTGAGGCAGTGACGGGGATGCGAAAAGGTCTGGATGAAAACCATGATGGGAAGGTCAGCTTCGAAGAGTACATGAAGCTGATTGGTTACTTGGCGACCTCCCTTAGCAAGCAGTGTTCTGATGCTAACAAGGCCCCCGCCAGTGCCAACGAAGCCCCCTCCACCGCTAAGGAA GCTCCTGCTGCCGCCAGTCCAGCGCCTCCGGCCAAGGAGAAAGATgaagagaagcaggaggagaagaaagagggggaacaGCCTCAGGCTGCTGTGGCCACggtagaggaggtgaaggaagaaaatcaagaggaagagaaggaggaaaagaaggatgaagaggtcgaggaggaggaagcagcaCCAGCGGAGGTGGAGAAGACATCCTAG
- the s100s gene encoding S100 calcium binding protein S, which produces MPDTIMSKEPTTNLESAMQMLIKTFHKYSGKEGDKYTLSRGELRELLTEELGSYLGNAKDNDGVEKVMNDLDANNDGEVDFTEFIILMGALTVACNDFFLEFKQDEKPAGTAATTEGEKKE; this is translated from the exons ATGCCGGACACAAT CATGTCCAAGGAGCCCACTACCAACCTGGAGAGTGCCATGCAGATGTTGATCAAGACCTTCCACAAGTAttcagggaaggagggggacaaGTATACTCTGAGCAGGGGTGAGCTGAGGGAGCTATTAACGGAGGAGCTGGGGAGTTACCTAGGG aaCGCTAAAGATAATGACGGGGTAGAGAAGGTGATGAATGACCTGGACGCCAACAATGATGGAGAGGTGGACTTCACTGAGTTTATCATCCTCATGGGGGCACTGACTGTCGCCTGCAACGACTTCTTCCTGGAGTTCAAGCAGGACGAAAAACCGGCAGGCACGGCTGCGACaacagagggggagaagaaggagTGA